The window cctctctggagatttatttatatatagataacaACTATTACCAGCTATATGCCACAGATCTACCGATAATTgccaataaattattatttgttgaGACACAaacaaaaaggaaatataaataACACTAAAGTGTAGCCTTCATCATTATAGTTCAAATTGTCTGAAACAGATTCAAGTTTTGATGTTAAGATTTGTTGGGATGTTGATAAGTTGTTTCAGACCTATCACTTGTTTATGTTGGGAAATATTAATTGTTAAAAAGTTTTAGCTTCTGCTGCCATGCTACTAGCAGAGTTTGTGAGAAAGTTCACTAAACTCAATTACTTCGTCTTCATCCACAATTTCATTGAACTATCGTTTCTTTCTTTAAACTTGGACTTTAGAAAATAAATTCGAGGATCACATGgagaaatattttaataaggGATAGTTTCTGATATTTACCTAGTATTTCTCTGTAAGCAGTAATAGCTATTGAATAATTGTATGTCTTACTCATTGATGaataaacattcaacatttatgCTGTTCCGTAGGTTATATCAGTTTTCTAATTAACAACTTGAATAAACAAATTAACTTGAATCCTCATCTTGTAAAAACAAGCACGAACCCTGATCCTGGGCCATATTAACAGTTTTCCATCGACTGTGGAAGCACTTAAAATGGACCAGTTCctttttgaactgaatatcgTATTGGAGTTCAAAGCTTTCAGGATTAAgtgaaaaaacagaaatcagaTTTCAGGATAAgtgaaaaaacagaaatcaaatagagtaAACGGTTTGTTTTTAAGTCTTTTTCAGAAAAGCGATATTTTAGAAATAACTGAACAAACATAATGATTGTAGTACACAGCgactgatagagtgtgtatttttgttatgaattaaaAACGAAAGGTTTTAGAAGCTCTTGCTGCTGAAGAGAAGCATTATAGCtgtctattttttattattgggTAGCGAGAATATCAATCAGTGTATCAATAGAAACTAGTGTTCTGTCAGCatccattttacatttttcggtcGGTCAGAAGCGCCCTTCGTATTTTGGCGATATTTTAAGAACTAGTAGTTCAATTGACTATCGGAATTAGGCTGCATACCTATTACACACAAAGCGTCCAAAATGTCATATGTCCTAAGTAAAACGGGAATCGCAGAAAAACAAAGTGAAACCACACAGCTGAGTTTACTGGGGTGTAGGATAAGGTGGGAAACTAATTCCCCAAATTATTTTGGGCTCAGGCTTCTAAGCGTCAAATGGACATAAAATAACATACTAGTAAAGCTAGTAAAGCTCGTGTGATGAAGTAATTGTAAATATGATAGATTAGGCAATTATGTTCTTAGAATTGAGTTTTATGCTGGTTTTTAGTTGGAATGGCTGCATGCCAAGTGATTCAAAAAATGACCAAAGTAATATTATCTCTTTGGTTGAATATGATAATGCGATGTATTTCACATCACTAAAAAAGGGTCGTGTATTTTGTAGgtaacaaaatacatttttaatagcAATTGTATACGGTATAAAAATCAGTGTTTCTAGAACCTGGGATAGTTTAGACATGACATAAGTTATGTTTGACCTAGTTGCACTCTTCAAGTAGTCAGACATCACCAAGGGCCAATAGCTTGGTGAGAAGGaaaacttgacttttaaaaGCCATGCTGAAGCTCTCTAGAATCTGCTTAGCACACTGTTGTTTAATTAATGTAGCTATCATCTTTGCTGCGCTTAAAGTCAGTATCAAAAAACTGTTTATTGTAGGTCACTTCAATCATCTAATATGAATTATTCGCGCCCAGTTTCGGATCCATTACTACTCTGACATTGCTTTGGTTGCTGGCAATCAGAATGTCATCAACCCCGACCAAAAAAGGAATTTTTGAGCTTGCAACACTTTTATGCAGACACAAAGATCGTTGGTGTTAGCTGTGTAACAATATGTTCTTTACAACATATATTTATGCACATCGAAACAGCGCTCTTTACAACACATATGTATAGTAAAGCAATTTTAACTAGTATTGCCACAGAACATAATATTACTAGTGaataattttcaaattataacaatgataaaaaattggGCACTTTAACATTTCCTGCAGTTGCTCTACAGCCCACATTTGTTCTAGTATGTGCTTTGGACCATAATGCAATGTAATAGTCAAAAATTCTAACTGACTGACTACTATAGACTACTCAAGATGAACAGAAGAACACCTATGTTCACATGGAGAAAGATTTTGCAGTCAGATTGAGATAAATTAGGTGTGTACTGGCGTTAGCAAATCAAGGATGATATCTCAGGATGAAGGAGAGGGGTGGTGGCGtgttttagtaaattttctatgtaaaaattgaaaaacagaAATAGTGACACTACGGAATCATCGCAGATGACGATGACTAATCAGATATTCCATACTAGTTTGCAGCATTGCAAATGCCATCGTAGTGCCTATACTGCAACTTTTTCATAGAAAAGCTCTAAACCTTTCATCACCGCAAACACATTTATGTGCGCCAGTGCCGCATCAAattgttattttgtttaatagaagaaactgatctTGGTACAAAAACTGTGTAAAGGAAAAATTGTGACTTGAACTCCCAAGCATCACCTAACAAAGCAAAGACTAGCAAAGTGCTGATACATCCAAAAAACAAAGCAACCCATGTGGCATTTGTCAATGAGTGCCACATTCAAAACAGCTTTTTAGTTTCAATGATACTGATCCATTGTTTGATAAGCTCTTTGAGCTGCTGCCTACCTCCCCACCTAAGCCTTTTTTCACAATCCTCAGCATTTAATACTGTTGTGTGGTTTCCAAGAAAACCCTCACCTGAATTCCACAATAGCATCAGATTAATAACTCGTGCGTTCTCGCATTATCCAGACTATGCTAAGTGTTTATGATTAACGGCTCGAAGGCTATTAACTCTATTATGACAGTTATGAGTAGATGGTTCTATTTGTAGTGTTTGACCTAATTTTCAAGGCAAGCTTCAGCTATATTAATTACCAACTATTTTaatgtagcaatagaaatattgtttattttcatAAACCATCACCTAATACATAAGCAGCAAAATTCTAGAATAAAGTAAAGATAACAAACAGTAGTAAAAGCCAAGTAATTACACTTTCGCCAAACAGCTGCATGTATCTGTGCTTTCAAACTCGGTTTTGTACATCTACAAGGCTTTAATGTCAAAAGAAGATGAGAAATTAAAATTGTTCACTTTTATAGGTATTTTAGATAGCCTGAGGGCAAGTATATGTGTCCAAGATTATATCTTTATGTCATAGGAGTTGGTTCATCGAAGGGAACACTATCTTTGGGTACGTCATCTGAAGAACGCTGATCTTGCAGGCTGTGATGTCATGATTACCTAACATTGCTTCCATTGGCGCTTGTGTACGGCAGGGAAAAGTACCGGGCTAGGGTGATGGTGAGGTCAGTTAGTTTTAGTGGCCTCTGGTGGTGGTTGGTAGATTTAATTGCTTCTACATCCCTTTAGCGGTTTCTCCAGGTGGTGTTGACACAGTTTCCATGATGGATTTCTccaattttgaagtttctaattttctTTCGACGTTTCCAATTAACGGATCTTTTGATGTCTTTTAGGCATCTTGCTGCTTGTAACTATTATAtacttatcctgtggtctggctgcatTCCCTGTTGGTATGATGTTTTCGCAACATCTCCATACAACAATACAAACTACAAAGTGGTTTTGTAAACCCAGCAACAAAAAAACTTCATAACAATCACTATGCAAGTTCACTATACCGAAAAAGTGCACATATCATCAATTtcttttacattctacaattttttggaataaatgtaatttttaaacTACCATGATGAAGCCAATCACTTACACAATACATCAAAATATTCATACGGTAGTGTAAGCTATCCTAAAGTTACAGGCAATTAGTGAAATCATACaatcaaatacaaaaaactagtatttttattttattgaaatgataaaaattcagattacatgtacatacaatatTCGTGTTACAGTACATGGTGAGTTTTGAATGTGATAGTCGGGAGTTGCATTCTCTATATGCCAATAATTGTTCGATTCATTAGCATTAGTTCGTCAACTCATCATTATTTAATTTTGAGCGTTTTCCAGCGTTATTAGCTGTTCGTTTACGCTAGTAAAACTCATTATTCAGTCTAATTAATCATCACACATATTTCCTAAACTGGGCTTAAACCTAGCAATACACCAAGCAGACTTTGCTATTCTAACAAAATGTAGTAAAACGTGTTTGACAAAACGAAAAAAACTATAAAGAATTAAAATTGAACCGTCGTCGAGCATTGTTTCTTTTGGCCAATAGACCGCGAGTATAAGAATATTCCGGGTAGATACGAAGACGCCACCTCTTCAGCGGTAAACGTTCAATTTCAAGTACATACTGTACAcggacatgtacatgtaattctaTTTCACCTGCTCTGCCAGCATCGGGGGAAGCAGGAGAGTATAGCAGTATAGAATTGCTACAGAAAGGCGCCACTAACgatttgctaaaaatattcTAGCATTAGATTTTGAGTGATCTACCGTAACGTAGTTATTCTATTGCAGTATGTACTACATAGCAAAAATATATGAAGGGCAGCGTCTTCAAATGTAGCAGAATTTATGATGAAATTCATCACATAAACAAATTATACCAGGCTTTTGTATACGTAGATATAGATGGAAACCTTCGTGTAGGTTCGTTATGTTCTGCAACTTTTGCTCTAGACTTTTTGACATAAGGCTACAATCTTTGGCCAGTCAATGCAAACAAGAAGGTAATGCTGCATTACTAGTTGCattatttttgtagtttataAATGTCTCAGTTATAAGCTGATAAGTATGGTGGCTATTATAAGCATGACATCCCTACAGCAATGCCTTAGGCTTTGCTTACAGTAAGCAGATCAAGAAAGCTCAAAGATCAAAAGATATGCCTGTTTATAtgggaaacagtcccaacatcgacaagtccgaacctagacaagtcccaatctcgacagaggttggtccgaatctagacaaaggttggtccgaacatcgacaaaggctgatacagttttacaataatttaatcttcaacaaataataaatgtcattttgcagttctatcctcacttcaaaaaataaaaaccaaagctactcactgaagtttagtcttcaaataaaacattttgctagcataacagtcaaccagatttatgattgttacttgttttagcattcgttctatatttaggttgggcaaaatattgttaggcctacataagctggggagtgctgcatcaaatggataacaatatatttttgcgcaaataaatcttttacatataaatcgctcatttactatgaaaatagtagatggtaaaatagtaaaactgctgtcgagattggaccaaccgttgtcgatatacaaactcgtcgagtttcaaaccagtcgaggtttggactataaaccgttTATATCTTTTTCGGTAAATGCTTGCAAGAGCATTTCATAAACAACTTTGGGCTACCTAAAGACAATactgtattttattttgctccacAAAAGGCAGCAGTTGTCTCTGATCCTTTGACACACCGGTAGTAAATAAAATGTAAGTTGGCCCACGGCACCATGTCTGTCAATGCCTCTTATGCATTATCGTGTAATCAGCTTGTGCTATCTTGAAGCTTTAGACCATTAAAGCGCCTCTTAGAAGACAAGCAAATTCACTGGTCATGCAATATCTTTAAGTATGTACTGCCGGTTGACCTCTATGGAAGGTTTTTTGtgacttcaaaaaataaaatttactaccaAGCCCAATGTTTTTCATGCAAATGGAATCAATAAGGCGTTTACGTTCTCATTGATGCTCAATGGTAAACTatagctctatatcgctgtaaGCTGGTTGTAgttgcaaatttttttaaatctgcATCAAATGCATCATCAAAACAATATGGACTTTTTCTCATAACTCAATACTTATAATTATAAAGACATGATGTTTTAACttattgtaatattaatgtGTTTTGGGTTGAACCTAATGATTTGGTAgccaattttgaaaaattttcatAACAGtcactaccctaggacacttatatttcgctagtatttagtttcgtgagtagcacacagaataaaatttcgctgcaacttaatttcgcggctctgatgagtgcgaaaatatagtgatgctaaaataaatgcagtggaaaaaacagattacattcctcaggtccagtttgctaataagaaaaaaattcaatttgggactagttcgtatttgtaaaccacaggttgaaatgtgtgggtgagatcggcaattcatatggatcacttgctgccatttgttttttagactatcaatgacgtctaggttccTACCGCTGTGACTTTCACATtcgaatcccaagaaaaagaaaatagataggtagcaaccaacttcacaaccaaaactgtataacccttacgctgccataaacgcatttatgcgttttctaggggccactgccataaacgcattttgcggactttctcagcaattgtctggtaacctgattttattatttgttgaccacataacccatggtctttaagtgttttatgaaattgactgtgttgtctgaagatttctctataaaatcagcctaaaacaacgaagcaattttaaacttttgtttgagaattgctaatctaaaaacgaacatttttctgtgagttcattaactaccccgcgcgggtcataaaacaggtaattagttgttgatgacataatagccaatttagattttcgtgattatacagataattaaagtagaacttgaaaaaatactgtatacatatcatgaagcaatatcggcaatttcggtaaaatggctggcactaggccggtagctaatttgtacatggttggcagtggaagagataatgtggttagacctgatgagggttgatattgtttttggttggtaataaaattcatcactacaataattattctgcaattttatgacttcacctaccagactttcatcctcatcagttacaaattcggtgactaaactgatataatcttaatttgctttgccatgctgctcagtcggtgtattagctataatgagtgtaccagaaatttcccattgatcccaaccacagacgaaaattgcctgcatttctaatatgacgattttattgtgaatatcaatgaacaaagctatttaacttcgcgttttcgctcattcgttatgatagtttagtttcgctcattaaattttcgcgagaggatgacaccgcgaaaacgcgaaagttggatgccgcgaatacataagtgtcctagggtatgtaagTTTACTGTACCGAAATGTGATTATTTGCAAGGATTCACCCTTGCTTTCGATCTTGCAAATTCTTATAAAGaatttgttttcatattttattggtGATATTCTGATTGTGATACGCCAGCTAAACTACTACTGGTGTATATGCCATACTGTCAAAGAAATCTGCCGTGAAGTTCTCAGTTTTTGAGATTGTGACAAATAGACTAATTTTTAAAGCAACTGAACGTTAACCAGAAAGTGTTTTTATGAAAGTTAATTTCTTGGCCAATGTAATACCTGtaaattttgagaaaaatgtttgtGGGTGCAGTAGACAAGGTTCTGTATGTAGTCTTTGTCATTATTAGCAAAACCCCATTAAAAACCAAAACCCTCTTGCATTAAATCTGTTTCTAGTGTACACAAAATTTTGCCTCaattatgttttttattactcagtGTTGTACAATAGGTTCTGAATATCGGTGATACTGATGCTTTAACAGAACGTTAGACCAACACGCTCAAAAAACAGCCCTCAGATAGGACCACCTGTATGCCCAGTATCAAGTTTTCCCAATATGCCAAACTTTTAAATGTCTGTAAGGTTTATGTTGCACTGGAAATGGTACAATTACTTCTCAAGCACAGCCCAATCTTCACATATTAAGTTGATCCTTTCCTATATTTGTGTTGTATGTCAAAACATTAATGTCTTAgagcaaatattattttttttttgCTCAATGCGTCCCATAGTTCAAAATACTTCAGGTAATTTCGTATAGCATTTGCTTGTCGAAAAATTCAtatgtaaaaattgtcaaaggTAGAAGCTTGactgtacatacagtataaCCTTTTGGAGTACTCTATGGCAGTTTATGTAATGCTCAGACTGACAATAGTTATCCACAAGAAGCCTAGTTCAAAGGTCTCGTATGACCTAGTCTTTCCTTAAGTGTGTTCAACTAATAATCATCCTTTTGAGGATAGTTATTAGGCAAAAAAATAGGTCTCGTCATTAAAATTGTAATGTTTGGTAGATGTGGATGACTATGAGGTCTGCTCTCATTAGCTGGAGAGTGCTGTGCTGTCGCAGCATGACCACAGAGGTTTTACCTCGTCTTACACTTTTTAGCAAGTCGGGAGAATGCTCACTATGTGATCAAATGAAAGAAGAGCTGGAGCCATATTTGCACAAAGTAAATTAATACTGTCAGCTCACTGTTGCACCATATCGGAAAGACCTGGTTTGTAACGATATGAAAGAAATGTAACATGTTTGAGTTAAGGTTTAGTTTACTTTTAATAGTTtcttttaaaacatcaatttgTTAATCCCTGTCATCAAGTAAATTATTCACATGTGCCGattatatttcatataaaaatgtCTGTAGTAAGAGATGCAAAGTATTCCTTATTCTTTTCTAGGTGCAGTACCAGGAGGTGGACATCAACCTGGAAGAAAATGAATTTTGGAAAAATAGATATCGGTATGAGATACCAGTAGTGCATATGAAtggaaaatttttaatgaagcaCAGGTTTGATCCTGTGGCTATGCGTGAAGCATTGATGCGGTACGCATGCAAAACTGATAAAGACTGAAGCATGCTTCAACATAGAAGCTTGGTCATGCGAGGGTGGAAATGGAAAAATGTGTCTGCTCTCTGATTGCAGTTGTTAGTGCATATATGTGCCATATTTTCTTTAATTGAAATATATTCTCTTTTGGCCTTTTAATAAATGGCCTTTTCGGAGTGTGTATTACTCAGGTGGTTCACTCTCTTCTATTCATCCCAAGGGCTAGTCtgagatgttataaaatgcaccctttCCACTGACTTACACATTAATGAAAAAACTACCCCTTATCACTTCATCACCACAGACTAACTGCCTCTTGTTTGCTCATGTTTGCCCCCTTTTCACTGTGTGGAAAGGGGTATTCATGAGCAAACACAGTTTCCTTTCCAATTCCCTTTCCACAGCGGAAAGGGATATTCATGATTACCCCTTTCCACTATGTAGAAAGGAAATACCCCTTTCCACTATGTGGAAAAGGGTATTCATGTACCAAGCTAAAAAACATAcccttttttatgaaaacacaCCAGCGTGTCAGGCCACCATAAAACACCTCTAAAACGTGCTTTTTTTCGTCGAGCCCTTGGAGATGAATAAAAGAGAGTGAACCCTGAGTGTATTACTTGTAGTTAAacttgttttactatttattgatTCCTTTATGAAGTTCTTAAGATATATTTTTCTGCATTCATCATAATACAATCAAAAATGCTAAATGTGCATTATTGTTGTTCAGTTTTTTAACCACTAGTGTCAGTTTTAATTTGTAATCGTGTATCCCCCTGTTGCGTTTGCTTGATTAGTACATATTTACATAATTATGTAGAAcatgttttgtaaaatctgttgGTTCTATATCCTGTCTGTGCATATTTTGTGTTTTTGCCTGCTGTATGTCTAAATATATGTTTAGTTTTGCGTTCAGCGCCTTATCGTTGTTTACAACAAATACATGAtgctatttgtaaaaaatattaattttgttttttttattcttaGTTGTCTCACCTACCAAATATCAGCAGTGTGCTACAtctatttttaccatctatggGTTATAAAACGCCCGGTATTGGAACCTTGGCGGTGAATAGCCTCAAACTCTTAAATACTTCTATGCCATAATATATGTGGATACAGGTAAGCCCCGAAGTTGCATTCTCTAGACTGAGAACCAAGTCGTGTATAGAACCGGAGACGAAAAGCAAAA of the Watersipora subatra chromosome 4, tzWatSuba1.1, whole genome shotgun sequence genome contains:
- the LOC137394758 gene encoding glutaredoxin-like protein C5orf63 homolog; translated protein: MWMTMRSALISWRVLCCRSMTTEVLPRLTLFSKSGECSLCDQMKEELEPYLHKVQYQEVDINLEENEFWKNRYRYEIPVVHMNGKFLMKHRFDPVAMREALMRYACKTDKD